The region ACCAAcattcaaaggaaaaaaagtgaaTAATTGAACAGcactgaaagaaaaagaaaacaggtttgacaaaaAATGCTGGATGAagttaaaatttaaagacaGAAAACTGGTGCGAGAAAAACATAAGTACTAGACATACAGATGGCTTGGTTATAATGAAAAGTGTTTAAGAaaactacatacatgtatgaggaAAACTGATAATGGTcaaaataaagcacaaaagGAGATTAAAGGTTACAAAAAGTCAAGGAGATGAAGACGATTGGGGAAACTAAACAAACCGCTTTGCTTTCCTGTGGCTTGCTTCCATGTTGTTCCTTTAAGTGATTGCCAAGATAGCAATTTGGCATCAAAAAATTACGAAAGACTTCCATGCCATGCTTGACATGTAGATGATACCTTATCCACAACTGTCAGAAGCTCATGACATTGATGCATTTAaatctggttcagagctgggtttttttagtttaaaagtTAACCCTTATTTGGATGGAACATaactcgtgcattttcccgcaaGTACAGCTTCAAtctcatttttgtccatatttgggtgTAAAAGTGGTGTCCTAAAATTCCCCgcttgttccaaggaaaagagttgcaagttttACACCCTTCAAGGTCATGACCTTCCACCAAAACTGTATGATGctttttttcaaagttcatgAAAGTGTTATCAAATTCAGTTTGCAAATAATGGTAAAAGtaaagaatccgatcccaccaataTTAATGCGTTGGTCGACACACCACCAACGCACCACCGACGCAACTTGTACGTTGTAAGATTAATTAAACAGTGGCcaacgcgttggtgggatcagATTGTTTACCTTTACCCAAATAATTGATGCATTTGTAAAATCTTTGGGGCTCTGCTTGACTTGGTTCGACTACAAACAGCAGGATCACACAACTTTACTGACCATGGAGTGGTGAAAATGGATCATCAGCTGCATTCAAGCATAGCACAGGTACTTTGATGTTATGTAGCGGTTTTTTATGAAGAGTGACTGCATCATAGTATTCTTCATAGTCACGATATCCAAATGCTGGTGATGTAAATCTCTGATCAAATTCCCGTATTGTTCTTGCCTAGGAATACGGAGTAGACATACAGTAAGAAAACTACcaggaaacaacaacaacaaccatgACCATGACGACAACCAAGACACTGCCGCCTTCATTGATGGCAACTACTACGACTACATCtactactactaactactaccaCCTACCACCAACTACTatcaccactaccactaccactactgctACTTTTACTACTGCCACTACTACAACTACAACTACCGCTACTACTACTATAACTGCCAATACCTAGTAATACTACTAGTAATAAATATAAtgaatatgtaaaaaaaaaaaaaagaaaaaacaattgacTTCAGATCGGACTATGTAGGAGGATGACTACCAGTATAAGTTCTCAGTTCTGAGCAAGCACATTTAAAAATGTTCGTTCTTTTAATGTACCGTAATAAGCGAGCCCAATACAGAAAACTGTACTCACTATCGTTCTTGTACTCTAATCTGTAGGTCGCTAATATGTTAGGACCACAGTCAAGTAACCAGACGCAGTACAGGAACACAAAAGTTAAGAAGAGGGTTGAAGTCTCTGAGAGGGGTATGCCAGGACACAAAATTTAGAGTAGCCTGTTTTATGGAAAAGGTTATTGAGAACTCCGTCATAAGCGTAGCATGGGAAGAGAGAAAAGAACGGAGGACTGATCTCAATAATATTGAAGAAGTTCTGAGCAAATgtgaaaatgagaaaatgaagGAAACTTGGCCCCATGTAGGCTAGTGTTATTATTGACTTGTAGCTAATctcttttttatatttataatgataataacaataataataatcacttaaggacggtgccttttattgttattgcgcatacgttctgcgcatcttgagatactcggatttcctatcggtgatgcttactaataccgggatatttttgcgcggtttaaaactatcgggagcaagtacatcttagtaagtactcttggtatccaaaaagaaaattgggggtaaccatgcatttttgagagataattaagtttcaatttgagaaagaacgccatacattgctttgtattttaaagctttttacaatactattcatgaattatctttgaaaaatgggtggttagccccaattttcttttagggttttaataacacttgttaagatctacatttcctgcaaatcacacaccggggcaaaaatattgttaattagtaggcaccgtccttaatttaagTCTCAACATTAAAACCCCAAATACAAGTAGTGTACTTATTGGGAAGTAAATCACCTAAAAGCTGCTCGCTTCAAATAAAATcgaaagttacatgtacatgtagtttctgaCGAAGGGCGAAAAGAAGAGCCTCTTGGAGCATAACAGAGTATGGGCAAACTCAACACATTACAATGTCGGGTCCAAGAGGCGATCACACATTGGTGGAAGGTTATCACGCTCTCACTACTGCAACAACCCTGCTTCCCtttgttatcatttttatcatattatcatcatcataatttttATGGTTATGTAATTATAATACAGTGATGAATGCAGTCAATTTGACTGTCCAAAGCACAGCCCAGAGACCACAGGATAAGGaaacatatacatgtaagtgtCTAGccttctagtgctggagcactaattgcaGACACTggaaactgaaatcaacaaattaacccAATTCAAGTTTCAATGTTGATTTAATTCAAGGAGGGGGAAACACCAGCAccaagagaaaaacctcttccagcagagcagagaaccaacaaactcaacccaccaCGCCGAGTCTAGGAATTGAATGCAGCCCACAATGGTGGGaggagagtgctctcaccactacaccatccTTGCACCCAACGCAATAATCTCTGAACAGGGTAGGAATCAAACCcataccctcagattttacaACCAGTGTTGATTGTCTGCTTAAAGCTACATGGGGAAAAAGGAGTGGGATGTGAGTCTTAAATACGAATAGGCTCTTTGTAAGCTTTGAAACAGTGAAAACATAATTATGCTGTCCTTATTTATTATTAGGCTAGTTCAGAAATGGAAGAAAGTCACAAAATAGAGATACATTTAGGAGTAACattatttgtaataaataaCATCATGGCATTTAAGTGAACTCAAGTACTGTAGGCTAGGTGACACATGGTATATACCACTCAACACATTGACAACTAATTTcaatttatgaccaaaatcacAGAATCATAAACTCAAACCTTTAATGCATGATGAATATCAAACGGCAAATTCCCCAAATGCCTTTCAAACACCTCCAGGTtcctatttggacaaaaaaagattacaaaaatcaacaaaaaaatacagaaatTGCTTGTCACTCagattttgtaattttctaCTCACTCAACTCCATTATCACCACAAAGTGCAAACTTGTTGGTGTTCAAAAGCAAGGGCCAAGGAGAATAAGATTCCCTGTGAATCCTAAGGTCTCTCCATTCGACCAGAAATTCATGATTGAATGGAGCAGTTATCTTTAACAATAAAGGAGTTCTAGGTCTGAAAACATGACGTGATTGGCTTGAAAAAGCAGTTCAAGCATTGTCAATGGAGCtcacaaaatttaaaacaaggaactacaaatttattttcagaGACTTTTGAACTAATCAGGTGATTCTGCCTTGAAGTACTTTTAAATGACAAGACAACATGAGATGAGTTAAGATGACTTGAGACGATGACGgcctaataataattattactgtataACAAACCAACAGTAATGAGCAAAAAACAGGAGGAAAGCAGCGTCTACACACACAAACTTACAAAATATTAATTAAGTTAATACTTAAATTGACTTgagaataaaattaattactCAGCTTGACGAAAGACTGAGTATTTATCAACCAAGACCGTGATTGCTAGTGAGAGAACTAAAAAATGGAGTTCAGGTTTAAACTTTTAGAGTGCCATATGCCATGTGGAAACACCTATGGAGGTGACTGGGCATGAAATGACAACATGCACTTCTAAATACCACAGTGAGTGAAAGAATGCCATTAGCTACGTGTAACTCAATAACCTCATAGTGCAAAAGCTAACCTCTGCAGCATATTCACCAGGTTTCTCGTCAGATGTTTATTGAATAGGAAGCTGTTGATTGGCTGTTCTAGTGACACACAGGATTCCATACAATTCCATGGAACAGAAACAGCCATGACTCCAACCAGTCCAGAGCTCTTGGTGTCACCAAATTCATTTAAATAATTCATAAAGATCACTCTAAAGAAACAAGAACAAAtagaaaattttttttacaaaagttAGAGAGTAAGAGTAATAGAAAAACTGACCATCTCATTGACAACTGCATTGTAAAATGGAAGATGAGTGCCTGAAATATCCAAGAGATTGTACCATTGGCAGCCATCTCCAAGAAGGAGACCCATCAATGGAATGGATGGCCACAAAGCCCTTTCAAGCGAAGGGGGAGGAAGCAAGAAACTATCACACTGATAAATTGAgtggaaagaaatttaaatttaattttacttgGGGTGTAGGGCTGGCACAGTGGAGaaagcactcacctcccaccaaagTGGcacaggttcgattcccagactttgCGTCCTACATCATGTTTCAGTGTTCAACACTAACGCTTGCCTGATTGCCCGGGGCAAGCAAAACATATCCCTGGGGAAGTAAAACAACTCTAGACTAACACTTGCCCGATTGGGCAATCAGAATATTTGGTCGACTAATAttttgtggaacaatttgaTTTGCAACGAAGAAAGTGGCTGGTAATATGACGTAGTCACCGCAAACATGATAGAAAAATTATAACAACGTTACATCTCTTTGCTGCCATTTattttctgttaaaaatatatagGTACAAACCTCACAACAGACTGGAAAAAGGAACATGTTCGTGGCTGCCAATTTTCTCCTCaccaaaaaaatgtttgtttcaatGAAACCCAATTTTCGCCCGGCCAAATTCGCTACGGTTATTTGTATCAAACAAgcacacaagaaaattctaccttttgtcacgcaatttcaACCTAATCCTAACATACTATTGGACAAATGGCAATTAATTCAAATCCAGCCTAATCTCAGAGAGATATAGTAAAGgaatctcccttgatctcttatagaaaaggaaaATCGCTTAAATGTATGCTTGTCACAGCAAAACTGAGAAGACTACTGGAACACCATGGACACAGCAGGAGTCGCGTTGGTCTATCAAACCCATTAAATGGGTTTTGAGTTTTATTGGGCAACAGGTCTTTAGAAGGCAGGAAACCAGATAAAAACCATGGGCAaccaaaaaacacaaaaatggtTGCCCAAAGGGTAAATTAGTAAGAAAGTACATTGTAAGTGTCAAACACTGTCTTTGTAGTTTGTCGGTTCTTTACTCTGTggatactctggttttcccctatTCTCAAAAAAGCAATGTTTAATTTGATTGTGTTAATTTGTCGATTTTCagtttgcagtgtccccaataagtgCTCTAGCACTAGAAGACTAAACACTAAGTCTTATTGAAAATCAATGTTCCGTTCCTTTTTAATTAACTTGAACTAAACTCAAAACATCAGTGCCcgaaaaaaaatgtaagaaGTGCACAAAATCCTATGAAAAAGTCACTACAACAGAATTTCATCCACCACTGCATAACAGATTCAAGAGCATGCAGGATCTGGTATGGTTCCATTCTAcatttaaacatttttcaaactcgttcaattttgattttttttagtttcagaTTATGATCATAACAAAATGTTAGATGAAGCAAAATcgaaattgaactggtttgaaataATTAAAGAGAATATTCTAACCTTAACATTATGTGCACATATTATACAATGTGactgaaggggtagtttctaaagaaactgtggtgctgcatcggtggggaagtagtatacaaaaatttggttttatcaacggagttgataatgtaaattggccaccgtacagagattctaaaagcgtACAGAGCTTTTTGTGCAGcaaccgtacagagattctaaaagcttttagaatctctgtacggtggccaatttacattatcaactccgttgacaaaaaccaaatttttgtattataCAATGTACACACTTATAATCGAGGCTGACCTCAGAGAATGAATAATAGTTACTGCTCCTTGTTATTAACTAAATCAAATTTGATATAAACAATCATTTGGATGATATTGTATCCACTTACCCTCCCATTGAAATGCCCATGCCGAATATTGGTGAGCCAGGGCAAGATTTATGAATGTGCGACAAGACAAATTTGAGGTCCTCAGTATTTGCAGCGCAGAACGTGCGAGGAGTCTGCAAAACAAATTTAGACATTACTGATGCATACAATAATGTACCGCAATCTGTATGGCTGACCCACAATGGCAAGGCACATAATTATAGCCATtgctacatgtataattatctTTTCATAATGAAATCATGTGGAAGACCATACAATTAAGCATCCTTGAAGAAATATATAAgtacacctttcacttcaacaTTAGTGCTAATTACTTTAATTAATAGACCAATTCAATCCTTAAAAccaaaggcatcatctcgaggctgaAATCCTtatgtaattttaattttattcccCAGGGCctcaagatgatgccttttgtttaggactgagttttgatatatatcgaaattggtctattgaaatgCAAGCTTTATACGACGAACCACAGATGTTCCACTAATCAGAAAGACTAACTAAATCACGTCAGCACTAATCTCAaatcaaaggttggtttttCATGGGAGGGGAAAACAAGAATACCCAAAGGAAAACCTTGGGAGTAGAGATTAGATTATCACCAGTCAACCCACTTCATGCTGAGTCTGTGAATTGAATTCCCGGACACATTGGCTGGACATGTATGCAAGTACTTTCACCAATGCATAAATTTAACTCAGCTTTCCTAAACAGTTCTTTCCCTTGTGGAAACAAGGGTCAGGCATTGTGAAATCATTGGCCTTGTTGTGAAATACTGGATAACTATAATATGTtattattttacaaagaaaagGTAACACTGAATACAAAAGGCTAATCGCAATTGTTTCGGCTCATATACCTTTAACTGGGAAGCTCCAAAGCCCCGATGATTTGCCACAATTGTCCTGTTAACAAACAAGGATGAAAAAGGTACAGTATgcacgcaaaaagaaaaaatgccaGTTGTGTAAAAACGAGACTTCAACGGACCACTGAATGTGACTCCTTAGTGGCCCAGAGACAAACTTAAATTTTTGCAAGCCCTGTACGCACACATCCCCTTTTATTTTTTGTAGAGTCCACTATTAATGTAAGCTGGCCATGCAGTTTAAGAAAATTGTAGTCTTTTTTTATAGACAATAAGATGATATTCAAGTATTAAATTGACAATTTTGTAACCTTTGACTCTTGAATGGTATCTATTTTTGAGGCACTATAACTGCAGCCTTAAAGTGGGACTACCACTATATCCctccatacatgtccaatatacCCAAACGGATACGATTCGTCTCGTCAAACCGATGGTCCATTAATTGGTACGAATGGTAGGATTGGTACGGATAGAAAAtaatgtcattccaatggtttcATCGGtgaaaaacaagttcgcttaAATTACACCAAGTAGAAACGCGCTAataattatgaatattcctcgttccaACCAACCACACAAAACATGTTCGCTTTCACCAATAGAAGCATTGGAATCACCACTAACACCAATGGAGTCTATTTGTGAGTATTGGACAGCCCTCCTATACcctttcaaaattcaaaactacatgtataactTGGCAAGATGTCTTAATATGTGAAGTTCTATCTCTGATGGGAAGTGCAATAATAAAACTGTAATTATTTTCAGCGTAATTTTCAGCTTTGGTTTGCTATCATTGATCATTAATTCAAAATTGTCCAAGAACTGCAAGGGAAGTTGGGTCATGCAAGCACATTGTGACGTTGTACACTCAATGGGCAGGTACAAAAGGCAGACTGGATCAACTCAGATCACTGAGTGACACCTGGGATCGAGCGAAAAACTGTTTTGTAAGCCAAAACTACCTGATGTTTGCACCAATTTCACCAAGGTCAGCTTaaagattagggctagggtgatttGTCATTCTTTTACGTTGATCCGAGGTGGTCTGAGATTGTCTGGTCCGAATTTTGTACCTGCCGACACTCAACgacattaaattttctttccaacATGGTGTGTTGCAGCAATGGAATGACAGAATTcccaaatataaaaaaaaagaaaaacatgattGTACCCCTCGATCATTCCACTGCCTCAAGATATTGACATAATGCTTTGCGATTTATATTAGGCCTTAAGTTAGCCAAGTTCCTCCAAAATTCTAGGCTGGTGTGGTTTGTTGTCTCTGTGTGAGAATGATCATTATCACACTTGAAGATAATTAATTGAGATAATCTCATCAGTTTAACACTGAACCAATCGCCTACAAATTAATGATAGTGCAAGGggagcaaaaaagaaaatttataataaaataaagctGATCAGAGTGAATAGAGAAAAATGACTAGAAGATCAAAATTGGTCTGTGCAGGTGATGCTTTTGGATGAAGATCTCGCCCCTTGTCAGGTAAGGCCCAGCAAATAATTTACAAAAAGAGAATGCTTCCTTTGTTTGGTAAGGATAACACTAACCGTACTCCAAGCTCTTTACCAAGTAACACCAAGTGTCTGCAGTAACTGGTCTCACTTCCCCCTAAAATAAGCAATAAAGTAATTAACCACTACTGATAATCGATATCTGAGAGATGTCCTACTTCTTTAAAAACCTTTCACAAATAACACCTTGTTAGataattttcaatttacagAAACTTGACTCTTACTAAAATCACTTCAAGTTTGTCTCTCTGTAGACAGAAGCAATTCATTTCAGACTAAGCAATTCAAATGCCTGAGTGCATGGTAAGTTCACAAGACAACAAATGGACCTTTTGCATGACTGTGACATGTGGCCTTGTCAATCAAACAACAATTGTGGTACAAAACAGATcccagaaatggaaagaacaTGATCAAATTAGTAAGAATGTCGattttgaggccactgacatTTAGCTGAGAGATTTTACTGTAacagtgattttaatgcttaaagtgcacctaaaccaaaaatatttttttcgctaaaataaatctttgcacctgttcgaaacgcattgcggccattttttcctttttctaacaaatcctgccattttataggcttcgaaagttgcgaaaatccaagcatcttttgttcacgaccgagtcagaaggggagtgggtctattcccgCTTTGACGTCACATAATGATTTatattgcattaactctttgtaaaaatgcatgcaaagtagattgtgaccaAGCTCAAGAGGTCTGCAGGGGCAAACCAAGACTAAAGATGCACCCTGGTCCTCCAGGTTGGGGCTTGTGCAGAGGGCCAACAACCCACTAAGCGGCACCGAATGGTTAGTGCGAAGTCTTGCATGTACAAGCACAGAcaagaagaaaacaagaagTGGTTTCACTTTGACCATTTGCTAATCTTAAAAGCAAAGGCACATTTGAGTAAACCACAGGCTCAAATAGTAATTTAATTGCCATAAACGTGCttcagttgttgttgtaaagAAGACAGGTAGATTCTCTCGACATAAAATAGAAGCAACAAAAAAGACCAAAATTTCCCTTTCATACGTAGTGAGCAAAGCGACATCAAAATGGTCGACTGATCCGCTAAGGACGAGACATGCGATTTACCCTTCTCTCACTGTTGACGATTTCGGATATCGACCACATATCATCTTTAGGGACTGGAGTAAATTAGCGACATTTTTCAGTTTGTTCTCAAAAGACCAGCAGAGTCACCTACCCCTAGATGAAATATTTCGAGATACTTACCCACCACTAAGCGTGGtctaacaaagaatttgaagaattttcaaccTATTTTGCGTCAAATAAAGCATCATATTGTGTCCGACCCTTTGGAAGAATGACATCTCACACCGGAATTTTAATCAGGAAATATTATGTTGCTTACTTGAAGTATCATGCCCCATTTTAAACCTAATAGTTCTCCTTCGGACTTTGCACTAAAAAAAAGCATGTTTCAGAATCCACAACGACACTTTCAAACAGCGACATGGTCGAGGAAGAGTTCTCTCCAGTACAGCCCATGAAGCAAGCTGGTGAGAGCATTCGGGAAGCCAGTGCGCCAAACACTCTTCTGCCGACCAAGTCAACAACCTAGGATAGGGACCTGGAACATCAGAACCCTATATGAGACCAGAAAAGCAGCACAGGTGTGTAGAGAAATGCAAAGATATAGCCTAAAAATCCTTGGCCTAGGCAAGACTAGATGGAGTGGAGCTGGACAGACGAGACTAGCGAGTGGAGACACCATCATCTACTCTGGACAGGAGGAAGGACAGCCCCACATACAAGGCGTAGCACTGCTGTGGACACCCAAGGCAACACAAGCACTGCTGTCCTGGGAACCTGTGTCACCAAGGATCCTCACAGCATGATTCAACTCAAAGGGCAGGAAAGTTACCATCCTACAGTGCTATGCTCCAACTAATACCGCAGAGCTAGTAGAGACAGAGATTTTCTGCGAGCAAGTCCAAGCCATCATGGACAAAACACCAAAGAGAGATCTGAAGATCCTCATGGGAGACCTCAAAGCTAAAGTGGGAGCAGACAACACCAACAGAGAACTGATCATGGGCAGACATGACACCGGAGAACAGAACGAAAACGGCGAACTTTTCACAGAGTTTGGCCTGGTCATTGGAGGCACCATCTTTCCCCACAAGACCACCTGGACTTCCCCTGATGGCAAGACTGTAAACCAGATTGACCACATCATCATCAGGCAAAAGCAGAGAAGAAGCCTGCACAACGTCAGGGTAAAGTGCAGAGCAGATGCAGCATCAGACCACCATCTTGTTGTTGCTGTCCTCAAGACCAAGCTGAAAGCCTACAACAGCAGGgcagaaagaacaccatacaagTTCAACATGCTTAGCCTGAAGGAAATAGCAAAAACAGAAGAATTCCAGCTTGAACTGCTTTCCCAGCTGCCAGAGGAAACTATTGAA is a window of Montipora foliosa isolate CH-2021 chromosome 5, ASM3666993v2, whole genome shotgun sequence DNA encoding:
- the LOC138003871 gene encoding craniofacial development protein 2-like; its protein translation is MDKTPKRDLKILMGDLKAKVGADNTNRELIMGRHDTGEQNENGELFTEFGLVIGGTIFPHKTTWTSPDGKTVNQIDHIIIRQKQRRSLHNVRVKCRADAASDHHLVVAVLKTKLKAYNSRAERTPYKFNMLSLKEIAKTEEFQLELLSQLPEETIEEQ
- the LOC138003869 gene encoding phospholipase ABHD3-like codes for the protein MSLEEFLQLLYQWQWLPVLTVLSMIYLTYYLFHVVHKPRLIVKDGRFQEFLLRSCPMLSDYYWPTFWCFAAHAQTLIRALIRSRPSVPFRRETLQTPDGGIVCLDWFDNKASIIYEDPSTRPTVLILPGLTGGSETSYCRHLVLLGKELGVRTIVANHRGFGASQLKTPRTFCAANTEDLKFVLSHIHKSCPGSPIFGMGISMGGVIFMNYLNEFGDTKSSGLVGVMAVSVPWNCMESCVSLEQPINSFLFNKHLTRNLVNMLQRNLEVFERHLGNLPFDIHHALKARTIREFDQRFTSPAFGYRDYEEYYDAVTLHKKPLHNIKVPVLCLNAADDPFSPLHAIPVESVAQNPLVSMVLTSYGGHIGFLEGTRIDRSNYMERLFVEFARGIFNLVGKDKLQEMVEEAHS